The Miscanthus floridulus cultivar M001 chromosome 7, ASM1932011v1, whole genome shotgun sequence genome includes a region encoding these proteins:
- the LOC136466086 gene encoding uncharacterized protein, translating to MIEAFNKMLGKILKKTVHKYRRDWHDRLFEALWAYRVTVRTPTQATPYSLVYGCEAVLPLEIQLPSLRVAIHDGLTQDEQVRLRFQELDALERRLDAVQELELYRQNMVRAYDKLIKRRIF from the coding sequence ATGATAGAGGCATTCAACAAGATGCTTGGCAAGATACTAAAGAAGACGGTGCACAAGTATAGAAGGGACTGGCATGATCGTCTCTTTGAAGCATTATGGGCGTACCGCGTCACGGTTCGTACCCCAACACAAGCTACCCCGTACTCTCTTGTGTATGGGTGTGAGGCAGTTTTGCCTTTGGAAATCCAGCTACCATCACTACGGGTGGCTATTCATGATGGACTAACTCAAGATGAACAGGTCCGACTCCGCTTCCAAGAGCTCGACGCCCTAGAGAGACGTCTTGACGCTGTACAAGAGCTGGAGCTTTATCGCCAAAACATGGTGCGGGCCTACGACAAGCTCATCAAGCGGCGCATCTTCTAG
- the LOC136467613 gene encoding ribose-phosphate pyrophosphokinase 4, whose product MEFVAAAKQKAKKHEKHIHLFYCSECEELALKVAASSDAIELQSINWRSFDDGFPNLFINKAHDIRGQHVAFLASFSSPAVIFEQISVIFALPKLFIASFTLVLPFFPTGSFERVEEEGDVATAFTLARILSMIPKSRGGPTSVVIYDIHALQERFYFGDDVLPCFETGIPLLLQRLRQLPDAENITIAFPDDGAWKRFHKLLQHFPMIVCNKVREGDKRIVRIKEGNPEGRHVVIVDDLVQSGGTLRECQKVLASHGAAKVSAYVTHAVFPKRSYERFMSSNSAGPGDQFAYFWITDSCPHTVKAIGQRPPFEVLSLAGSIVDALQI is encoded by the exons ATGGAGTTCGTCGCCGCCGCGAAGCAGAAGGCGAAGAAGCACGAGAAGCACATACACCTCTTCTACTGCTCCGAATGCGAGGAGCTCGCCCTCAAGGTCGCCGCCAGCTCCGACGCCATCGAGCTCCAGTCCATCAACTGGCG GAGCTTCGACGATGGGTTCCCAAACCTGTTCATCAACAAGGCCCACGACATCCGGGGGCAGCACGTGGCGTTCCTGGCCTCCTTCAGCTCGCCGGCGGTCATATTTGAGCAGATCTCTGTCATCTTCGCGCTGCCCAAGCTCTTCATCGCCTCATTCACGCTCGTGCTACCCTTCTTCCCCACGGGCTCCTTCGAGCGCGTtgaggaggagggcgatgtcgccaCCGCGTTCACCCTCGCGCGCATCCTCTCGATGATCCCTAAGTCGCGCGGCGGGCCGACCAGCGTCGTCATCTACGACATCCACGCGCTCCAGGAGAGGTTCTACTTCGGGGACGACGTCCTGCCATGCTTCGAGACAGGGATCCCGCTCCTGCTGCAGCGCCTCCGCCAGCTCCCGGACGCAGAAAAT ATCACCATTGCCTTTCCAGATGATGGAGCGTGGAAGCGGTTCCACAAGCTGTTGCAGCACTTTCCAATG ATAGTCTGTAACAAGGTTCGTGAAGGTGACAAGAGAATAGTTCGTATAAAGGAAGGAAATCCTGAAGGCCGTCatgttgttattgttgatgatttaGTGCAATCTGGGGGAACTCTTCGGGAATGCCAG AAAGTTCTAGCTTCGCATGGCGCTGCAAAAGTTAGTGCTTATGTGACTCATGCTGTGTTCCCTAAGCGCTCATATGAACGTTTTATGTCGTCGAATTCTG CTGGGCCAGGCGACCAGTTTGCTTACTTCTGGATCACGGACTCATGCCCACACACAGTGAAAGCTATTGGCCAAAGACCTCCATTTGAGGTTCTGAGCCTTGCTGGCTCAATTGTTGATGCTCTTCAGATCTGA
- the LOC136467612 gene encoding cysteine protease XCP1-like, producing the protein MEPKLPVLVLFLAFAACSASHHRDPSVVGYSQEDIALPNRLVNLFKSWSVKHSKIYASSKEKLKRYGIFKQNLMHIAETNRKNGSYWLGLNQFADIAHEEFKANYLGLKQGLSRMGAQTRTPTTFRYAAAANLPWSVDWRYKGAVTPVKNQGKCGSCWAFSSVAAVEGINQIVTGKLVSLSEQELMDCDTTFDHGCEGGLMDFAFAYIMGSQGIHAEDDYPYLMEEGYCKEKQPYANVVTITGYEDVPENSEISLLKALAHQPVSVGIAAGSRDFQFYKGGVFDGACSDELDHALTAVGYGSSYGQNYITMKNSWGKNWGEQGYVRIKMGTGKPEGVCGIYTMASYPVKNATRWGA; encoded by the exons ATGGAACCCAAGCTCCCGGTGCTCGTCCTGTTCCTAGCATTTGCAGCCTGTTCTGCCAGTCACCACCGAGACCCCTCTGTTGTTGGATACTCCCAGGAAGATATTGCATTGCCCAACAGGCTTGTTAACCTCTTCAAATCCTGGTCGGTGAAGCACAGCAAGATCTACGCCAGCTCGAAGGAGAAGCTGAAGAGGTACGGGATATTCAAGCAGAACCTGATGCACATTGCAGAAACAAACAGGAAGAACGGGAGCTACTGGCTGGGCTTGAACCAGTTCGCCGACATCGCTCACGAAGAGTTCAAGGCTAATTATCTGGGATTGAAGCAAGGATTGTCAAGAATGGGTGCACAAACACGTACGCCGACAACGTTCAGGTACGCGGCCGCAGCCAACCTGCCCTGGTCAGTCGACTGGAGGTACAAGGGAGCCGTGACGCCGGTCAAGAACCAAGGAAAATGCG GGAGCTGCTGGGCCTTCTCGTCAGTGGCAGCGGTTGAAGGGATCAACCAGATTGTGACGGGCAAGCTGGTATCACTCTCAGAGCAGGAGCTGATGGACTGCGATACCACGTTTGATCACGGCTGCGAAGGGGGTCTCATGGACTTCGCGTTCGCTTACATAATGGGGAGCCAGGGGATCCATGCCGAGGACGACTACCCGTACCTCATGGAAGAaggctactgcaaagaaaaacAG CCTTATGCCAATGTCGTCACTATAACTGGATACGAGGATGTCCCGGAGAACAGCGAGATAAGCCTGCTGAAAGCGTTGGCTCATCAGCCTGTCAGTGTTGGCATAGCTGCGGGGAGCAGGGACTTCCAGTTCTACAAAGGG GGGGTGTTTGACGGGGCCTGCAGCGACGAGCTTGATCATGCACTGACGGCCGTCGGATATGGCTCGTCGTACGGCCAGAACTACATCACCATGAAGAACTCGTGGGGCAAGAACTGGGGAGAACAAGGCTACGTCAGGATAAAGATGGGCACCGGGAAGCCGGAGGGTGTTTGCGGCATCTATACCATGGCTTCCTACCCCGTGAAAAATGCAACACGCTGGGGTGCCTAA